One region of Nothobranchius furzeri strain GRZ-AD chromosome 16, NfurGRZ-RIMD1, whole genome shotgun sequence genomic DNA includes:
- the LOC107387862 gene encoding 7-methylguanosine phosphate-specific 5'-nucleotidase, which yields MIYQIPWIYTSVRSVLTIRNQLSKTEIPELTKASVMMRERSRVEETISHMQRAGACSLQVISDFDMTLTRFAHDGKRVPTTHNILNNRLLMNEDGTIKMKELFNKYYPIEIDARLSTEEKLPLMVEWWTKVHELLIQQRIRKDMLAHAVKESRSMLRDGYRGFFDHLAEHQVPLLIFSGGVGDILEEVIRQNHVFHPNIHIISNYMDFDHTGLLQAFKGQLIHTYNKREGALSHAAGLGELQDRNNVLLLGDTLGDLRMSDGVSDPRNILTVGFLNDQVEERRESYLNSFDIVLVKDETMDVPNAILRHIISSGTSKTHRKKVDT from the exons ATG ATTTACCAAATTCCCTGGATCTACACATCTGTGCGGAGTGTTCTGACGATCCGGAACCAGCTGTCTAAAACCGAG ATCCCAGAGCTGACCAAGGCCTCTGTGATGATGAGAGAACGCAGCAGAGTGGAGGAAACCATCTCTCACATGCAGAGAGCAGGAGCGTGCAGCCTGCAG GTCATCTCAGACTTTGACATGACACTTACCAGATTTGCTCATGATGGGAAAAGAGTTCCCACCACCCACA ACATCCTGAATAACAGGTTGTTGATGAATGAAGACGGCACAATAAAG ATGAAGGAGCTGTTTAACAAATATTATCCCATTGAAATTGATGCTCGTCTCAGTACAGAGGAGAAGCTGCCTCTCATGGTGGAGTG GTGGACTAAAGTCCACGAGCTGCTGATTCAGCAAAGGATCAGGAAGGACATGCTGGCCCACGCTGTGAAGGAGTCCCGCTCCATGCTCAG GGACGGCTACAGGGGCTTTTTCGACCATCTGGCTGAGCACCAGGTCCCTCTGTTGATCTTCTCAGGTGGTGTCGGCGACATTCTGGAGGAGGTGATCAGACAGAACCACGTCTTCCATCCCAACATCCATATCATCTCTAACTACATGGACTTTGACCACACT GGGCTCCTGCAAGCCTTCAAAGGCCAGCTGATCCACACCTACAACAAGCGGGAAGGTGCTCTGTCACACGCCGCTGGCCTCGGAGAGCTGCAGGATCGAAACAACGTGCTGCTGCTGGGAGACACTCTGGGAGACCTACGCATGTCTGATGGCGTCTCTGATCCCCGGAACATCCTGACCGTTGGGTTCCTTAATGACCAG gtggaggagaggagggagtcCTACTTGAACTCGTTTGACATCGTGCTAGTAAAAGACGAGACGATGGACGTTCCTAACGCCATCCTCAGACACATCATCTCATCAGGAACTAGTAAGACGCACAGAAAGAAAGTGGACACTTGA
- the klhl11 gene encoding kelch-like protein 11 isoform X1, whose product MTVLGCLLTFCFHISSFVPNIVKSFYLPASFSGCLGMAAAAEARESRSRSGAAQVTGDGEPEEAEEFTSAAHCLELARRQNEQRKMGLFCDLTLIFSSRGVSGERIQTLHAHRSVLSAASQYFELLLGGQFSESRTGRVELREWSSETGPDPDTVENVIQFMYTGEIRVTAGNVNDALELADRFLLGQLKSFCAEFLVKNLTLSNCVAVHSLAHMYSLDQLAQEAAKTIRKKFHLIICNEEFYALPFHLLRDWLSDSEITVDSEQELYEAVVKWVHQNPKDHEKYFEELFRLLRLPQMAPTYLTRVVKKEPLVANSAACYQLVQDALEFHAVYPEGHRRAPPELCASYGGLTQPRNGQNMDVIMVIGGVSEGGEYLSECVGYFVAEDRWVYLPHIHNHLDGHAITTTADHVYVAGSMEPGFAKMVERYNMSLNSWDQVSSLVTRKHSFGLMCVGDVLYGIGGHGNFSPGFKDVSVYKPELDEWTSLEPAPKILRDVKAVSVEDRYVYVMARTPVDIDHDDGLSTVTMCYDTESHRWQEVQSLPLMDNYCTFQMAVASTPFYHTASCCSKNYNVTFESAQQKMSRNIPEEILSSLPSEVLGIEGAAICHLGDDIFIIGGWGNSSSLERQYRKEAYRYCAERKRWTLLPPLPEPRCRAAACHVRIPYRYLCGQARYPMPQNLARQRDRMQQMQQLHRRTLTLRRQLQSQIEC is encoded by the exons ATGACAGTCCTTGGATGTTTATTAACGTTTTGTTTTCACATTTCTAGTTTCGTCCCAAACATAGTCAAGAGTTTTTATTTACCTGCGAGTTTCTCCGGTTGCCTCGGGATGGCAGCGGCTGCGGAAGCGCGGGAGAGCCGCAGCAGGAGTGGAGCTGCGCAGGTAACAGGTGACGGAGAACCGGAGGAGGCCGAGGAGTTCACAAGCGCGGCGCACTGTTTGGAGCTGGCCAGGCGGCAGAATGAGCAAAGAAAGATGGGGCTGTTCTGTGACTTGACCCTGATCTTCAGCTCCAGAGGGGTGTCCGGGGAGAGGATCCAGACCCTACATGCCCACCGCTCCGTCCTCTCCGCGGCCTCCCAGTACTTTGAGCTGCTGCTGGGGGGACAGTTCTCGGAGTCCCGCACCGGCAGAGTGGAGCTGAGGGAGTGGAGCTCGGAGACCGGGCCCGACCCAGACACCGTGGAGAACGTCATCCAGTTCATGTACACGGGGGAGATCCGGGTCACCGCTGGAAACGTCAATGATGCACTGGAGCTGGCTGACAG GTTCTTGTTGGGGCAGCTGAAGAGCTTCTGTGCAGAGTTCCTGGTGAAGAACTTGACCTTGTCCAACTGTGTTGCTGTACATAGTCTAGCCCACATGTACTCTCTGGACCAGCTCGCTCAGGAAGCCGCCAAGACCATCAGGAAAAAATTCCACCTAATTATTTGCAACGAAGAGTTCTACGCACTGCCGTTTCATCTGTTACGAGACTGGCTGTCAGACTCTGAAATCACTGTGGATTCTGAGCAGGAGCTGTATGAGGCTGTCGTGAAATGGGTCCACCAAAACCCAAAGGATCACGAGAAGTACTTTGAAGAGTTGTTTAGGCTTCTAAGGCTGCCACAGATGGCTCCTACCTACCTGACACGTGTGGTGAAAAAGGAACCTTTGGTGGCGAACAGTGCAGCGTGTTACCAGCTGGTGCAGGATGCTCTGGAGTTTCACGCCGTTTACCCTGAGGGCCACAGACGAGCTCCTCCAGAGCTCTGTGCCTCCTACGGGGGGCTGACCCAGCCACGCAACGGCCAGAACATGGATGTGATTATGGTGATAGGCGGGGTTTCAGAAGGCGGAGAATACCTCAGTGAATGTGTGGGATACTTTGTGGCTGAGGACCGCTGGGTCTACCTGCCACACATTCACAACCACCTAGATGGACATGCCATCACCACCACTGCGGACCATGTTTATGTGGCGGGCTCCATGGAGCCTGGATTTGCAAAGATGGTGGAACGCTACAACATGAGCCTGAACAGCTGGGATCAGGTCAGCAGCCTGGTCACGCGTAAGCACTCGTTTGGCCTCATGTGTGTGGGAGACGTCCTCTACGGCATCGGTGGTCATGGGAACTTCAGTCCAGGCTTTAAGGATGTCTCTGTGTACAAACCTGAGCTGGATGAGTGGACCAGCCTTGAGCCGGCACCAAAGATCCTACGAGACGTGAAAGCGGTGAGTGTGGAGGATCGCTACGTGTACGTGATGGCCAGGACCCCTGTAGACATAGACCATGATGATGGACTGAGCACTGTGACCATGTGCTATGATACAGAGAGTCACAGGTGGCAGGAAGTGCAGTCATTACCTCTAATGGATAACTACTGTACTTTTCAAATGGCTGTGGCCTCCACACCCTTCTACCACACCGCCTCCTGTTGCTCCAAGAACTACAATGTGACATTTGAGTCTGCACAGCAGAAGATGAGCAGGAACATCCCAGAAGAAATCCTCAGCAGCCTCCCTTCAGAGGTTCTCGGAATAGAgggtgctgctatttgccacctcGGAGATGACATCTTCATCATCGGAGGGTGGGGGAACAGCAGCAGTTTGGAAAGGCAGTATCGCAAGGAGGCGTATCGGTACTGTGCAGAGAGGAAGCGCTGGACACTGCTGCCCCCCTTACCCGAGCCGCGCTGCCGAGCAGCAGCCTGCCACGTTCGAATCCCGTACCGCTACCTCTGCGGCCAAGCTCGCTACCCCATGCCACAGAACCTGGCTCGCCAACGAGATCGCATGCAGCAGATGCAGCAGCTCCATCGACGCACCCTCACCCTGCGGAGACAGCTGCAATCACAGATCGAATGCTGA
- the klhl11 gene encoding kelch-like protein 11 isoform X2 encodes MAAAAEARESRSRSGAAQVTGDGEPEEAEEFTSAAHCLELARRQNEQRKMGLFCDLTLIFSSRGVSGERIQTLHAHRSVLSAASQYFELLLGGQFSESRTGRVELREWSSETGPDPDTVENVIQFMYTGEIRVTAGNVNDALELADRFLLGQLKSFCAEFLVKNLTLSNCVAVHSLAHMYSLDQLAQEAAKTIRKKFHLIICNEEFYALPFHLLRDWLSDSEITVDSEQELYEAVVKWVHQNPKDHEKYFEELFRLLRLPQMAPTYLTRVVKKEPLVANSAACYQLVQDALEFHAVYPEGHRRAPPELCASYGGLTQPRNGQNMDVIMVIGGVSEGGEYLSECVGYFVAEDRWVYLPHIHNHLDGHAITTTADHVYVAGSMEPGFAKMVERYNMSLNSWDQVSSLVTRKHSFGLMCVGDVLYGIGGHGNFSPGFKDVSVYKPELDEWTSLEPAPKILRDVKAVSVEDRYVYVMARTPVDIDHDDGLSTVTMCYDTESHRWQEVQSLPLMDNYCTFQMAVASTPFYHTASCCSKNYNVTFESAQQKMSRNIPEEILSSLPSEVLGIEGAAICHLGDDIFIIGGWGNSSSLERQYRKEAYRYCAERKRWTLLPPLPEPRCRAAACHVRIPYRYLCGQARYPMPQNLARQRDRMQQMQQLHRRTLTLRRQLQSQIEC; translated from the exons ATGGCAGCGGCTGCGGAAGCGCGGGAGAGCCGCAGCAGGAGTGGAGCTGCGCAGGTAACAGGTGACGGAGAACCGGAGGAGGCCGAGGAGTTCACAAGCGCGGCGCACTGTTTGGAGCTGGCCAGGCGGCAGAATGAGCAAAGAAAGATGGGGCTGTTCTGTGACTTGACCCTGATCTTCAGCTCCAGAGGGGTGTCCGGGGAGAGGATCCAGACCCTACATGCCCACCGCTCCGTCCTCTCCGCGGCCTCCCAGTACTTTGAGCTGCTGCTGGGGGGACAGTTCTCGGAGTCCCGCACCGGCAGAGTGGAGCTGAGGGAGTGGAGCTCGGAGACCGGGCCCGACCCAGACACCGTGGAGAACGTCATCCAGTTCATGTACACGGGGGAGATCCGGGTCACCGCTGGAAACGTCAATGATGCACTGGAGCTGGCTGACAG GTTCTTGTTGGGGCAGCTGAAGAGCTTCTGTGCAGAGTTCCTGGTGAAGAACTTGACCTTGTCCAACTGTGTTGCTGTACATAGTCTAGCCCACATGTACTCTCTGGACCAGCTCGCTCAGGAAGCCGCCAAGACCATCAGGAAAAAATTCCACCTAATTATTTGCAACGAAGAGTTCTACGCACTGCCGTTTCATCTGTTACGAGACTGGCTGTCAGACTCTGAAATCACTGTGGATTCTGAGCAGGAGCTGTATGAGGCTGTCGTGAAATGGGTCCACCAAAACCCAAAGGATCACGAGAAGTACTTTGAAGAGTTGTTTAGGCTTCTAAGGCTGCCACAGATGGCTCCTACCTACCTGACACGTGTGGTGAAAAAGGAACCTTTGGTGGCGAACAGTGCAGCGTGTTACCAGCTGGTGCAGGATGCTCTGGAGTTTCACGCCGTTTACCCTGAGGGCCACAGACGAGCTCCTCCAGAGCTCTGTGCCTCCTACGGGGGGCTGACCCAGCCACGCAACGGCCAGAACATGGATGTGATTATGGTGATAGGCGGGGTTTCAGAAGGCGGAGAATACCTCAGTGAATGTGTGGGATACTTTGTGGCTGAGGACCGCTGGGTCTACCTGCCACACATTCACAACCACCTAGATGGACATGCCATCACCACCACTGCGGACCATGTTTATGTGGCGGGCTCCATGGAGCCTGGATTTGCAAAGATGGTGGAACGCTACAACATGAGCCTGAACAGCTGGGATCAGGTCAGCAGCCTGGTCACGCGTAAGCACTCGTTTGGCCTCATGTGTGTGGGAGACGTCCTCTACGGCATCGGTGGTCATGGGAACTTCAGTCCAGGCTTTAAGGATGTCTCTGTGTACAAACCTGAGCTGGATGAGTGGACCAGCCTTGAGCCGGCACCAAAGATCCTACGAGACGTGAAAGCGGTGAGTGTGGAGGATCGCTACGTGTACGTGATGGCCAGGACCCCTGTAGACATAGACCATGATGATGGACTGAGCACTGTGACCATGTGCTATGATACAGAGAGTCACAGGTGGCAGGAAGTGCAGTCATTACCTCTAATGGATAACTACTGTACTTTTCAAATGGCTGTGGCCTCCACACCCTTCTACCACACCGCCTCCTGTTGCTCCAAGAACTACAATGTGACATTTGAGTCTGCACAGCAGAAGATGAGCAGGAACATCCCAGAAGAAATCCTCAGCAGCCTCCCTTCAGAGGTTCTCGGAATAGAgggtgctgctatttgccacctcGGAGATGACATCTTCATCATCGGAGGGTGGGGGAACAGCAGCAGTTTGGAAAGGCAGTATCGCAAGGAGGCGTATCGGTACTGTGCAGAGAGGAAGCGCTGGACACTGCTGCCCCCCTTACCCGAGCCGCGCTGCCGAGCAGCAGCCTGCCACGTTCGAATCCCGTACCGCTACCTCTGCGGCCAAGCTCGCTACCCCATGCCACAGAACCTGGCTCGCCAACGAGATCGCATGCAGCAGATGCAGCAGCTCCATCGACGCACCCTCACCCTGCGGAGACAGCTGCAATCACAGATCGAATGCTGA
- the fkbp10b gene encoding peptidyl-prolyl cis-trans isomerase FKBP10, with translation MFAHCVVFASLFACFSVKCNPSPVLGDVVVDRYYIPQNCAREVKSGDYVRYHYNASFLDGKALDSSHQRGAAKVGLIGEGRLIAGVDKGLQGMCVNERRKITVPPHLAYGDTGAGDAVPPETTLVFDIHLLDLWNKADLVLTRTISTPKECKRSVMRTDFVRYHFNGTLLDGTTFDSSYIRKQTQNSLVGEGWLIKGMDEGLLGMCVGEIRHIVIPPFKAYGEKGSGTEIPPQATLVFDVLLEDIHNPKDNITIENQVVPEPCTRRSVVGDYIRYHYNGTFLNGVTFDTSYQRNSTYNTYIGMGYVIPGVDQALLGVCFGERRRVTVPPHLAYGEQGAGDVIPPSAVLVFDIHVIDFHNPNDKVEIQVTYKPEVCNNTTAVNDLVHYNYNCTLVDGTLLFSSHDYENIQDAVLGADKVIDGLDEGLRGMCVGEKRLVTVPPHFGHGERGGAGVPSSAVLVFDIELVSFEKGVPPGYMFVWLEDSPADLFNALDANKNGEVPQEEFGDFIKLQVAEGKGRIKPGLTMEQVVTEMFKNQDRNKDGVIKAEELKLKVEEDKEREHTRHEEL, from the exons ATGTTTGCCCACTGCGTGGTGTTTGCTTCGCTCTTTGCTTGTTTTTCCGTGAAGTGCAACCCCAGTCCGGTGTTAGGAGATGTCGTCGTGGACAGATACTACATCCCTCAGAACTGCGCACGAGAAGTAAAAAGCGGAGATTATGTTCGGTACCACTATAACGCATCGTTTCTGGATGGGAAAGCGCTCGATTCAAG CCATCAGAGAGGAGCCGCTAAGGTGGGCCTGATTGGGGAGGGCCGCCTCATCGCTGGGGTGGATAAAGGCCTGCAGGGGATGTGCGTGAATGAACGCAGGAAAATCACTGTCCCGCCACACCTGGCTTACGGAGACACCGGCGCAG GTGATGCCGTTCCTCCTGAGACCACGCTTGTGTTTGACATCCACCTCCTGGACCTGTGGAACAAGGCTGACCTGGTCCTCACCAGAACCATCAGCACTCCCAAAGAATGCAAGCGCTCGGTGATGCGCACCGATTTTGTGCGTTACCACTTTAACGGCACTCTGCTCGATGGCACCACCTTTGACTCCAG CTACATCAGGAAGCAGACCCAGAACTCTCTGGTGGGCGAGGGCTGGCTGATCAAGGGCATGGACGAGGGTCTGCTGGGCATGTGTGTGGGAGAGATCCGACACATCGTCATCCCTCCCTTCAAAGCATACGGAGAAAAGGGATCAG GGACAGAGATCCCCCCCCAGGCGACTCTGGTCTTCGATGTCCTGTTGGAGGACATCCACAACCCAAAGGACAACATCACCATAGAGAACCAGGTGGTGCCTGAGCCATGCACTCGCAGATCTGTGGTGGGAGATTATATTCGGTATCATTACAACGGAACCTTCCTGAACGGCGTGACCTTCGACACAAG CTACCAGAGGAACAGCACCTACAACACCTACATCGGGATGGGGTATGTGATCCCGGGTGTGGACCAGGCCCTGCTGGGAGTCTGCTTTGGGGAGCGGAGGAGAGTCACCGTTCCTCCACATCTGGCTTATGGAGAACAAGGGGCTG GTGATGTGATCCCCCCATCAGCCGTTCTAGTCTTTGACATCCATGTCATCGACTTCCACAACCCCAACGACAAGGTGGAGATCCAGGTGACCTACAAACCGGAGGTGTGTAACAACACCACAGCCGTGAACGACCTGGTCCACTACAACTACAACTGTACTCTGGTGGACGGGACGCTGCTCTTTTCCTC ACACGACTACGAGAACATTCAGGATGCGGTTCTGGGGGCAGACAAGGTGATCGACGGGCTGGACGAGGGTCTGAGGGGCATGTGTGTGGGAGAGAAGAGGCTGGTTACAGTGCCGCCACACTTTGGGCATGGAGAAAGAGGAG GGGCTGGCGTTCCAAGCAGTGCTGTACTGGTCTTCGACATCGAACTGGTGAGCTTTGAGAAAGGCGTGCCGCCCGGTTACATGTTCGTGTGGCTCGAGGACTCCCCTGCAGATCTGTTCAATGCTCTGGATGCAAACAAGAACGGAGAGGTGCCACAGGAGGAG TTTGGAGATTTCATCAAGCTGCAGGTTGCAGAGGGAAAAGGCCGGATAAAACCTGGACTGACCATGGAACAGGTAGTGACCGAGATGTTCAAAAACCAGGACCGCAATAAAGACGGAGTGATCAAAGCCGAGGAGCTCAAACTGAAAGTGGAGGAAGACAAAGAGCGGGAACATACGAGGCATGAGGAGTTGTGA
- the LOC107387861 gene encoding LOW QUALITY PROTEIN: endoplasmic reticulum protein SC65 (The sequence of the model RefSeq protein was modified relative to this genomic sequence to represent the inferred CDS: inserted 1 base in 1 codon) — MVPFCAKGHLVSLFFFASFLKTPSAQYEDYSFKDFPKEDLMPLTAAYGLALDHYAAGNWTGSIRFLDLRLRRLLRDSVSYCSNLCSSKHTEPIFTAAPDQQVXLRAASCQRRCRAQIPALQLPPPTREILEEFSRRSPYGYLHFAHSKLKDLQRAIPCAFTFLQKNPEDHEMQQLTEEYKNEYDLSGYLIDQEQRPSEVSFVRGVKLISSGNYSSSVELLEEALRLYLEEYDLCQVDCEGISCVSSDRDFYVLIAEVYVDTLKCKLKCEENLMPNVGGYFVKNLVATIYHYLQYAYYKLNDGRRAAPCACSYSLFQPEDPVMKDNLMYYKAYREQWGLQPEHFRPRMEALKHYNQTITQKQMLTFAEMYLEIDDEGFFGPEDAALLASESPDAEFEGLGDYEESIYSNWRQMRGKGDAGEPDV, encoded by the exons ATGGTTCCATTTTGCGCAAAAGGACATTTGGTGTCACTGTTCTTCTTTGCATCATTTCTAAAGACACCATCTGCACAATATGAGGACTACAGTTTTAAGGATTTCCCCAAAGAGGACCTGATGCCTCTCACCGCCGCCTACGGACTGGCGCTGGACCATTACGCAGCTGGGAACTGGACGGGATCGATCCGGTTCTTAGATTTGCGTTTGCGCCGTCTTCTCAGAGACTCGGTGAGCTACTGCTCGAATCTCTGCAGCAGCAAACACACGGAGCCAATTTTCACTGCAGCTCCGGATCAGCAGG TCCTGAGGGCAGCCTCCTGTCAGAGGAGGTGCAGGGCGCAGATCCCTGCTCTGCAGCTACCTCCTCCCACCAGAGAGATCCTGGAGGAGTTCAGCAGGAGGTCTCCATACGGATATCTGCACTTTGCTCACTCAAAG CTGAAGGACCTGCAGAGGGCCATCCCGTGTGCCTTCACCTTCCTCCAGAAGAACCCGGAGGACCATGAGATGCAGCAGCTGACGGAGGAGTACAAGAACGAGTATGACCTGAGCGGCTACCTCATCGACCAAGAACAGCGACCTTCTGAG GTGTCCTTTGTAAGAGGAGTGAAACTGATCAGCTCAGGCAACTACAGCAGCAGCGTGGAGCTCCTTGAGGAGGCTCTGAGGCTCTACTTGGAGGAGTACGACCTCTGTCAGGTGGACTGTGAGGGCATCAGCTGTGTCTCATCAGACAGGGACTTCTACGTCCTCATAGCAG AAGTCTATGTCGACACATTAAAGTGCAAACTAAAGTGTGAGGAAAACTTAATGCCAAATGTTGGTGGGtactttgtgaagaacctcgtggccACAATTTATCACTACCTCCAGTATGCCTATTACAAGT TAAACGACGGCCGCAGAGCTGCTCCCTGTGCATGCAGCTACTCCCTGTTCCAACCAGAAGACCCGGTCATGAAGGACAACCTGATGTATTATAAAGCTTACCGCGAGCAGTGGGGACTTCAGCCTGAGCACTTCAGACCCAGGATG GAGGCTCTGAAACACTACAACCAGACCATCACCCAGAAGCAGATGTTGACATTTGCAGAAATGTACTTAGAGATTGACGATGAG GGTTTTTTTGGACCAGAGGATGCTGCACTCTTGGCCTCAGAGTCACCTGATGCAGAGTTTGAAGGCTTGGGAGACTACGAGGAGTCCATCTACTCCAACTGGAGGCAGATGAGGGGGAAAGGAGATGCCGGTGAGCCTGATGTCTGA